A DNA window from Niabella yanshanensis contains the following coding sequences:
- a CDS encoding ATP-binding protein produces the protein MKFTYNPRILRHLGYELITSDEVAITELIKNSYDAKAENVYIQFLSAIDNFDKKRSNVEIPSVILTRLKEKSPNGIVVIEDDGKGMSYDVLQKGFFEVGSTLKKEEKQDSSYSDDDKLILGDKGIGRLAAQRIAPTLIVESLEEGTKNINIIEVQWSEFINNNQFDAPEWREDSAESNGYTRLWLIGDTDTPVDFDRYTEEKEEFAIDLFGNVGKSLGKKLVVKSELQTALGFLYSPFEEKKSLINIDISIDKKPVKLDFNYQALSVAESIHSFTSNFIFDESGKPVDLKFDLKLDIRPWFIERIHHRELGTVLYQDWKRSPSEYQKLYKKYQAEYEMNLSESFLLSEALRRWKKKDKSINTNGFIEAILKLAPLDGKIYSFKRDNTLMSMARKSAVENKYIDAKTRINYDIRPFLEANNGIKLYRNSFRIATIGNKENDWLELQQKRTSGQQFYRFELGNVIGFIKINDKKQEYIYETSSREHLTQNIYAESLRVVLNEILEIFSPNFSKLAVELTKRFLSLEIGWIPENTDEQIQEEVDKAKVIFESAKQNLVAIQQAITAIKDNIDLDSEEKIASVKRVFEKLEPVALNFEQNIDDTTRSLRSANQLLEVAKQEQVRIKTEAYNNYKLMANGLVTEIITHELHSLLSSSEEEEKKYDEHFRFIENYFLENELYDINKTHLKPVKNKFEHLFKKMGDLDKFYSFLDKTFIKSEGNRALVATDVKDELAIIVERFKFRLKRHKVEVDISSVNNTWEVPKGALLHVFYNLIDNSIYWIRQRQKQSKANVKYQRTEHDSIVIKSTSSNTLQFHDTGTGVLDKYQHILFNELVSGKEDGRGMGLYIVRQFLKSFGGDIELLPMKNEYGNRYIFEIRLNQPAEDNE, from the coding sequence ATGAAATTTACATACAACCCTAGAATCCTGCGGCATTTAGGCTATGAGTTAATTACTTCAGATGAAGTCGCTATTACTGAATTAATAAAGAATTCGTATGACGCAAAAGCAGAAAATGTTTATATACAATTTCTTTCAGCGATTGACAATTTTGATAAAAAAAGAAGTAATGTAGAAATACCATCCGTTATATTAACAAGGCTCAAAGAAAAATCCCCAAATGGAATTGTTGTCATTGAGGATGATGGGAAGGGAATGTCTTATGATGTATTACAGAAAGGCTTTTTTGAAGTAGGTTCAACCTTAAAGAAAGAGGAAAAACAAGACTCTTCTTATTCTGACGATGATAAACTCATCTTAGGGGATAAAGGTATTGGCAGATTGGCTGCACAACGCATAGCCCCTACATTGATAGTAGAAAGCTTAGAAGAAGGCACTAAAAACATAAATATTATTGAAGTACAGTGGTCTGAATTTATAAACAATAATCAATTTGATGCACCTGAATGGCGAGAAGATTCTGCAGAATCAAATGGCTATACCAGATTATGGCTAATAGGCGATACAGACACTCCAGTTGATTTCGACAGATACACTGAAGAAAAAGAAGAGTTTGCGATAGACTTGTTTGGTAATGTGGGTAAAAGCCTTGGTAAGAAGTTAGTTGTTAAAAGCGAATTACAAACTGCACTTGGATTTCTCTACTCTCCATTTGAGGAAAAAAAGAGCTTGATTAATATTGACATATCAATCGATAAAAAACCTGTTAAACTTGACTTTAATTATCAAGCATTGAGTGTTGCGGAATCGATTCACTCATTTACATCGAATTTTATTTTTGATGAGTCAGGTAAACCAGTTGATTTAAAATTTGATTTAAAGCTTGATATCCGTCCTTGGTTTATAGAAAGAATCCATCACAGAGAATTGGGTACTGTGTTATATCAGGATTGGAAACGCTCTCCATCGGAATATCAAAAATTATATAAAAAATATCAGGCTGAATATGAAATGAATCTCTCCGAAAGTTTTCTTTTATCTGAAGCGTTAAGAAGGTGGAAGAAAAAAGATAAATCTATTAATACAAATGGCTTTATTGAAGCAATATTAAAACTTGCACCGCTGGATGGCAAAATCTACTCTTTCAAAAGAGATAATACGCTGATGAGCATGGCGAGGAAATCGGCGGTAGAAAATAAATATATAGATGCTAAAACCAGGATTAATTATGATATAAGACCTTTTCTTGAAGCTAATAACGGCATAAAGCTATACCGGAACTCTTTTAGAATAGCTACTATAGGTAATAAAGAGAACGACTGGTTAGAGTTACAACAAAAAAGAACCTCTGGGCAACAGTTTTACAGATTTGAACTAGGCAATGTAATTGGTTTTATAAAAATTAATGATAAGAAACAGGAATATATTTATGAGACTAGCTCAAGAGAACATTTGACGCAAAACATCTATGCGGAGTCTTTAAGAGTGGTCTTGAATGAAATCCTGGAGATTTTTTCTCCCAATTTCTCAAAATTGGCTGTGGAGCTAACCAAACGCTTCTTAAGTCTGGAGATTGGCTGGATACCTGAAAATACAGATGAACAAATCCAGGAGGAAGTAGATAAGGCAAAAGTAATATTTGAATCTGCTAAGCAGAACCTTGTGGCAATACAACAAGCTATTACAGCCATAAAAGATAATATTGATCTTGATTCGGAAGAAAAAATTGCTTCTGTAAAAAGGGTATTTGAAAAATTGGAGCCGGTTGCACTAAATTTTGAACAAAATATTGATGACACTACAAGATCGCTGAGAAGCGCCAATCAATTGCTGGAAGTTGCCAAGCAAGAGCAAGTAAGAATCAAAACAGAGGCTTATAACAACTACAAACTAATGGCCAATGGATTGGTTACAGAAATAATTACCCATGAACTGCATTCCTTATTAAGCAGCTCTGAAGAGGAGGAAAAGAAATATGATGAACACTTCCGTTTTATTGAAAATTATTTCCTGGAAAATGAGCTGTATGATATTAATAAAACGCATTTAAAACCTGTTAAGAATAAGTTTGAACATTTGTTCAAAAAAATGGGTGACCTGGATAAATTTTATTCTTTCCTGGATAAAACATTTATTAAAAGTGAAGGCAATAGAGCTTTGGTTGCCACTGATGTAAAGGATGAATTAGCTATTATTGTTGAGCGGTTCAAATTCAGGTTAAAAAGGCATAAAGTTGAAGTTGATATTTCATCGGTCAATAATACCTGGGAAGTTCCTAAAGGTGCTTTACTACACGTTTTCTATAACCTGATAGATAACTCCATATATTGGATCAGGCAACGCCAAAAACAATCAAAAGCTAATGTGAAGTATCAAAGAACCGAACATGATTCTATTGTGATAAAATCCACTTCTTCCAACACTTTGCAGTTCCATGATACGGGCACAGGTGTGCTAGATAAGTATCAGCATATTTTATTTAATGAATTGGTTTCCGGAAAGGAAGATGGCCGGGGTATGGGATTGTATATTGTGAGGCAGTTCTTGAAATCTTTTGGGGGGGATATTGAATTATTACCAATGAAGAATGAATATGGCAACCGTTATATTTTTGAAATACGCTTAAACCAACCTGCTGAGGATAATGAATAA
- a CDS encoding DUF763 domain-containing protein has translation MAALGKAIVEEIIAGQGKSALLSKLSDPFWFQSLGAVMGMDWHSSGITTSVMGALKSSINPLARELGICICGGKGRHSRNTPQDILRFAETTGLNAPDLVRSSKLSAKVDNTAVQDGFQLYQHHFILSDEGQWTVIQQGMRDSSATARRYHWHSPSVQSFTETPHTSIYGANQGTILNLTDQLARPLKTAMMEVATENPDRMLPEIAKMRHLVMPSHHDVRAKDVDLKRLGAVLWLAQEKQVQNFEELLLLEGLGPKTLQSLALVSEVIYGQPTQFKDPARFSFAHGGKDGHPFPVPTRVYDETIDTLQQAINRAKLGRQDKMQAIQSLSKITDRLSEDFIPDGSIDEVIAHERAESWKYSGRTVFGKAKRPQGRQLDLFDDQG, from the coding sequence ATGGCGGCATTGGGCAAGGCGATTGTGGAAGAAATTATCGCCGGCCAGGGTAAAAGCGCCCTGCTGTCTAAGCTAAGCGACCCCTTCTGGTTCCAGAGCCTGGGCGCGGTGATGGGTATGGACTGGCATTCGTCGGGCATTACTACCTCGGTAATGGGGGCTTTAAAAAGCAGCATCAACCCGCTGGCCAGGGAGCTGGGCATCTGCATCTGCGGCGGTAAGGGCCGCCACTCGCGGAACACGCCCCAGGATATCCTGCGCTTTGCCGAAACCACCGGCCTGAACGCGCCCGACCTGGTGCGCAGCAGCAAGCTGAGCGCCAAGGTGGATAATACGGCCGTGCAGGATGGCTTTCAACTGTACCAGCATCATTTCATATTGAGCGACGAGGGCCAGTGGACGGTGATCCAGCAAGGCATGCGCGACAGCAGCGCTACGGCCCGGCGGTATCATTGGCACTCCCCATCGGTACAATCGTTTACCGAAACGCCGCATACCAGCATTTACGGGGCCAACCAGGGTACGATCCTCAACCTGACCGATCAACTGGCGCGGCCTTTAAAAACCGCTATGATGGAAGTGGCTACTGAAAACCCGGACCGGATGCTGCCGGAGATCGCTAAGATGCGGCACCTGGTAATGCCTAGCCACCACGATGTAAGGGCAAAGGATGTGGACCTGAAGCGCCTGGGCGCGGTGCTCTGGCTGGCACAGGAAAAGCAAGTGCAGAACTTTGAAGAGCTGCTGTTGCTGGAAGGCCTGGGCCCGAAAACCTTGCAGTCGCTGGCGCTGGTGAGCGAGGTGATCTACGGGCAGCCCACACAGTTTAAGGATCCGGCGCGTTTTTCCTTTGCCCATGGCGGCAAGGACGGGCATCCCTTCCCGGTGCCTACGCGGGTGTATGATGAAACGATCGACACTTTACAGCAGGCCATAAACAGAGCTAAGCTGGGCCGGCAGGATAAAATGCAGGCGATACAATCGCTGTCGAAAATAACAGACCGGCTGTCCGAAGACTTTATACCAGATGGCAGTATTGACGAGGTGATCGCTCACGAAAGGGCGGAATCCTGGAAATATAGCGGACGAACGGTTTTTGGTAAAGCGAAGCGGCCGCAGGGACGGCAGTTGGATTTGTTTGATGACCAAGGATAG
- a CDS encoding type II toxin-antitoxin system ParD family antitoxin, with the protein MGRNTSVSLGDYFEDFVEHSIAAGRYSNASEVIRAGLRLLEEEENKVQALKNAIEEGINSGVAKNFDAKKHLAQLKLAKRKDG; encoded by the coding sequence ATGGGACGCAATACCTCTGTATCATTGGGCGATTACTTTGAAGATTTCGTAGAGCATAGCATTGCAGCAGGCAGGTATAGCAATGCCAGTGAGGTAATAAGGGCTGGCCTGCGATTGCTGGAAGAGGAAGAAAATAAAGTGCAGGCGCTTAAAAATGCCATTGAAGAAGGCATTAATAGCGGCGTTGCTAAAAATTTTGATGCTAAAAAACATTTAGCCCAATTAAAATTGGCAAAGAGAAAAGATGGCTAA
- a CDS encoding type II toxin-antitoxin system RelE/ParE family toxin has translation MAKYVLTNKAVEDLTQIWDYTYEVWSENQADKYYELIIAAFEEIAENPALGKSYAALSKEILGFKVGKHIIFYTILKPDEVQIVRILHSRMDLKNRLRE, from the coding sequence ATGGCTAAATATGTATTAACGAATAAAGCAGTTGAAGACCTTACCCAGATTTGGGATTATACTTATGAAGTGTGGTCAGAAAACCAGGCAGATAAGTATTATGAGTTAATTATTGCTGCCTTTGAGGAAATTGCTGAAAACCCTGCGTTGGGTAAAAGCTATGCAGCGCTGTCAAAAGAAATATTGGGGTTTAAAGTAGGCAAGCATATCATCTTTTACACAATATTGAAACCCGATGAAGTTCAAATTGTAAGAATTCTTCATTCAAGAATGGACTTAAAAAACAGACTGAGAGAATAA
- a CDS encoding aldo/keto reductase, with translation MDKKIMDTRNQPNPMKRRDFLQKTAVLAASAIFLPALGNRAYSATNAIKNKSAIPTVKLNNGLLMPVLGFGTYSLKGDICQRSVADAIAVGYRLFDTATRYGNEAFVGAGIKQSGIKRENLFITSKVWVDDSGYEKTKTAFETSLKKLGTDYLDLYLIHRPRGDFKGSWKMMEELHKAGKIKAIGISNFTPAQYKDLMSVATIKPAVNQIETHAFFHEMDSYNDLKKNGVQMEAWAPFAEGRNGLFTNETLAAIGRKHHKTTAQVSLRWHYQRGVVAIPRTVQKAHMMENLNIFDFKLTPAEMKAIAALDLNTSQFPEWT, from the coding sequence ATGGATAAAAAAATTATGGATACCAGGAATCAACCCAACCCAATGAAACGCCGCGACTTTTTACAAAAAACGGCTGTACTTGCAGCTTCTGCAATCTTTTTACCGGCTTTGGGCAATCGCGCCTATAGTGCTACCAATGCTATTAAAAATAAAAGCGCCATTCCAACCGTAAAACTCAATAACGGTTTACTGATGCCCGTGTTGGGCTTTGGTACCTATTCATTAAAAGGTGATATATGCCAGCGTTCTGTGGCTGATGCTATTGCTGTAGGGTATCGCCTTTTTGATACGGCCACCAGGTACGGAAACGAAGCATTTGTTGGTGCAGGAATCAAACAAAGCGGCATCAAAAGAGAAAACCTTTTTATCACCTCAAAAGTTTGGGTTGATGATTCGGGGTATGAAAAGACAAAAACGGCTTTTGAAACCTCCTTAAAAAAACTGGGCACCGATTATTTAGATCTATATCTTATTCACCGGCCCAGGGGGGATTTTAAAGGCTCATGGAAAATGATGGAAGAGCTGCACAAAGCCGGTAAAATAAAAGCGATCGGTATCAGTAATTTTACCCCGGCTCAATATAAAGACCTGATGTCGGTGGCTACCATAAAACCCGCAGTCAACCAAATTGAAACGCATGCTTTCTTCCACGAGATGGACTCCTATAACGATTTGAAGAAAAACGGCGTACAAATGGAAGCCTGGGCACCCTTTGCAGAGGGCAGAAACGGGCTTTTCACCAATGAAACTTTGGCAGCCATCGGCAGGAAACACCATAAAACCACTGCCCAGGTAAGTTTAAGGTGGCATTACCAACGTGGTGTAGTGGCTATACCCAGAACGGTGCAAAAAGCACATATGATGGAGAATTTAAACATTTTCGACTTTAAGTTAACTCCGGCTGAAATGAAAGCCATTGCAGCTTTAGATCTGAATACCTCTCAGTTTCCGGAATGGACCTAA
- a CDS encoding phytanoyl-CoA dioxygenase family protein, whose amino-acid sequence MSVNQDFSLRLALTISRFIVECRLLTANRYIRAAMTNNEFIDYFVTAHLDVKAGKPHQQPMPDYEKTENRWLALHGLGKFETFRYLYSECRSVDDFHQWLQDTRGADAVAKAARLFDGVTTAETELLAQPILSPEQWQHWQEQGYLRIGGLVPIEHCERVKQFICDYQGIDLNNATTWYPNHSDWHGLMLQVYQQPDMETIRRHPAVKQLFAELYETPNIAANTDKVSYNPPETEHWQFRHHALHWDIDHSRPPEYYIQGLIYLDDTPEERGPLRLIPGFHQKYEAYQQQFADPVAAQHAIEREAGAIPVPGRQGDIVVWLQTLPHAASINRSDQPRFVQYLSFTKLD is encoded by the coding sequence ATGTCAGTAAATCAGGACTTCAGTTTGAGGTTAGCTTTAACCATCTCACGATTTATCGTAGAATGCAGGCTTCTCACGGCTAACCGTTATATTCGTGCTGCCATGACCAATAACGAATTCATTGATTACTTTGTAACTGCCCACCTTGATGTAAAAGCCGGCAAGCCGCACCAGCAACCCATGCCAGATTATGAAAAAACGGAAAACCGTTGGCTGGCCCTGCACGGGTTGGGCAAGTTCGAAACCTTCCGCTACCTGTATAGCGAATGCCGCTCAGTTGATGATTTCCACCAATGGCTGCAGGACACCCGTGGTGCAGATGCGGTAGCCAAGGCCGCTCGCCTTTTTGATGGCGTAACAACTGCGGAAACGGAACTGTTAGCCCAACCTATCCTCAGCCCGGAGCAATGGCAGCATTGGCAGGAGCAGGGCTATCTGCGTATTGGCGGATTGGTACCCATTGAACACTGTGAACGGGTGAAACAGTTTATCTGCGATTACCAGGGCATCGACCTCAACAATGCGACTACCTGGTACCCCAATCATAGCGACTGGCATGGCCTGATGTTGCAGGTATACCAGCAACCCGATATGGAAACCATTCGAAGACACCCGGCCGTAAAACAGCTGTTTGCAGAGCTGTATGAAACCCCCAACATAGCAGCCAATACTGATAAGGTAAGCTATAACCCGCCGGAAACGGAACATTGGCAGTTCAGGCATCATGCCTTGCATTGGGATATCGACCACAGCCGCCCGCCTGAATATTATATACAGGGGCTTATTTACCTGGATGATACGCCCGAAGAGCGGGGGCCGTTGCGCCTTATTCCTGGCTTTCATCAAAAGTACGAGGCTTACCAGCAGCAGTTTGCCGATCCGGTAGCAGCACAGCATGCCATTGAGCGGGAAGCAGGTGCCATACCTGTGCCCGGCCGCCAGGGCGACATTGTGGTATGGCTGCAAACCTTACCCCATGCCGCCAGCATCAACCGGTCGGACCAACCGCGGTTTGTACAGTATTTAAGCTTTACGAAGCTAGACTAA
- a CDS encoding LytTR family DNA-binding domain-containing protein, whose product MTQPAIIPIIEQNPKAYRLFAPIVALLIAANIAADYLYTLFQNTAFYLSESALFSSYWILFVPLVLLQWRWMSSVEKRYLQLSITLLIAALHLVTYPGLIRLLSALFYDHTFAYWPSFQFGLSAYLVQSLVIYGYGFAVMASKKSIQSAAETIEAARVEPAVFLQTLLVKDGANTQTLLVVNDIQYFSASPPYVTIHLSHKKYLHTATLKALEAQLDNGIFVRIHKSCLLNINTIVSVQSRKNGDYDVKLTDQTILRVSRNYAANLKEKWPARPQVSLK is encoded by the coding sequence TTGACCCAACCCGCCATCATACCAATTATTGAACAAAACCCAAAGGCTTATCGACTTTTTGCGCCCATTGTAGCATTGTTGATCGCTGCCAATATTGCGGCCGATTATTTATATACCCTCTTTCAAAACACGGCCTTTTATCTATCGGAATCAGCGCTTTTCAGCAGCTACTGGATCTTATTTGTTCCATTGGTATTATTACAATGGAGATGGATGAGTTCGGTTGAAAAGAGATACCTGCAACTATCTATTACGCTATTGATAGCAGCCTTACACCTGGTAACCTATCCGGGATTGATAAGATTATTGTCTGCGCTTTTTTACGATCATACTTTTGCCTATTGGCCAAGCTTTCAATTCGGGCTTTCCGCCTACCTGGTGCAGTCGCTGGTTATTTATGGTTATGGCTTTGCAGTGATGGCATCGAAAAAAAGCATACAATCGGCGGCAGAAACCATTGAGGCTGCCCGTGTAGAACCAGCTGTTTTTCTGCAAACTTTGCTGGTTAAGGATGGTGCAAATACACAAACACTACTGGTGGTAAATGATATCCAGTATTTTTCGGCCAGTCCTCCTTATGTAACGATCCATCTTTCTCATAAAAAATACCTGCATACAGCCACTTTAAAAGCACTGGAGGCGCAACTGGATAACGGCATATTTGTACGCATTCATAAATCCTGCCTGCTTAACATCAATACTATTGTATCGGTGCAATCACGCAAAAATGGCGACTATGATGTAAAGCTGACAGATCAAACCATTTTAAGAGTAAGCCGTAACTACGCCGCAAATCTCAAGGAAAAATGGCCGGCGAGGCCTCAGGTGAGCTTAAAATAA
- a CDS encoding dioxygenase family protein has product MKKWILELTTALCSLVFSCGSPVKPSAPKTGELIGGGCDGCELMYVNLPEQIASADSSPAWNGEGQPLKISGTVLKADGKTPAPDVIIYYWQTDNEGHYANLEGLDPRAKRHGYIRGWLKTGTDGRYALYTIRPAPYPNDSLPAHIHLSIKEPKLPNEYYTDEINFDDDPLLKPYFKKHPPEHRGGSGVVRVKLQGSLQEAEHDIELGKNIPGYPGK; this is encoded by the coding sequence ATGAAAAAATGGATATTGGAATTAACGACGGCATTGTGCTCTTTGGTATTCAGTTGTGGTTCACCGGTCAAACCCTCTGCACCGAAAACAGGCGAATTGATTGGCGGTGGTTGCGATGGTTGTGAGCTGATGTATGTTAATCTGCCAGAGCAAATAGCTTCAGCAGATAGCAGCCCCGCCTGGAACGGCGAGGGCCAACCCTTAAAAATTTCTGGTACCGTACTAAAAGCGGATGGCAAAACACCTGCGCCTGATGTGATCATTTACTACTGGCAAACCGATAACGAGGGCCATTATGCCAACCTGGAGGGACTGGATCCCCGGGCTAAACGCCACGGCTATATACGCGGCTGGCTCAAAACCGGTACTGACGGCAGGTACGCGCTGTATACGATCAGGCCCGCACCCTATCCTAACGATTCCTTACCGGCGCATATTCATTTATCGATAAAAGAACCCAAGCTGCCCAATGAGTATTACACTGATGAGATCAATTTTGACGATGATCCTCTGCTGAAACCCTATTTTAAAAAACATCCGCCTGAACACCGGGGCGGCAGCGGCGTGGTGCGCGTGAAGTTGCAAGGCAGTTTGCAGGAAGCTGAGCATGATATTGAATTGGGAAAGAATATTCCGGGGTATCCGGGTAAATAG
- a CDS encoding glycoside hydrolase family 95 protein produces the protein MKKIWMIGCLLVAARLLSAQINAGSLVIWDNRPATDWMTQAYPIGNGSLGAMVFGGVGRERVQFNESSLWTGDEQETGAYQAFGDVWINLDDSITAFTHYRRELDLNTALARVSYEKNDIRFTRTYFASHPQQVVAVHFTASKKGAYSGDIRLTDMHQAVVVASNKGLQVTGILENGLQYAARLELKHVGGTVKVIEKEGVPVIRIDKADGFTLLLAAATNYSNQRSQGWRGANPLPVVQKRLDEAAPKTLSRLQQEHIKDYQSWFKRTSLQLGPVTKSGSNLPARDRVLQYKAGTDPALEALLFQYGRYLLISSSRRGGLPANLQGIWNDSNNPPWRSDYHSNINIQMNYWLALPTNLPDMHHPYLDYINSMREVKKANTQKEYPGVRGWTVKTENNIFGGESFLWNTPGSAWYAQALWEHYAFLQDTVYLRQFAYPILKEITEFWDDHLKRRPDGTVVAPNGWSPEHGPHEDGVSHDQQIVYDLFTNYTEAAAILKIDTAYARHISELRSRLLAPKIGKWGQLQEWETDRDDPKDQHRHVSHLFGLHPGRQFSVTHTPDLIAAAKKTLIARGDASTGWSMAWKMNFWARLQDGDHAYKILNNFIKLAGSGNVNYDNGGGIYENLLCAHPPFQIDGNLGYPAGIAEMLLQSHAGEIQVLPALPAAWPEGIVKGLRARGGFEIVELSWKQGQVTKLVLRSESGMPLNLLLPYQLKGDLPLHREANGYRATAVTRVGQVLSWGKK, from the coding sequence ATGAAGAAAATTTGGATGATAGGTTGCCTGCTGGTAGCTGCCCGTTTGTTAAGTGCACAAATAAATGCAGGATCCCTGGTTATATGGGACAACCGGCCAGCCACCGACTGGATGACCCAGGCCTATCCCATCGGCAATGGCAGCCTGGGCGCGATGGTATTTGGTGGCGTAGGTCGCGAGCGTGTTCAGTTTAATGAAAGCAGTTTATGGACCGGTGATGAGCAGGAAACGGGAGCTTACCAGGCTTTTGGAGATGTATGGATCAACCTGGATGATTCAATAACAGCTTTTACCCATTATAGGAGGGAGCTGGACCTGAATACAGCGCTTGCCCGGGTAAGTTATGAAAAAAATGATATCCGTTTTACCCGTACTTACTTCGCAAGCCACCCGCAGCAGGTAGTAGCAGTGCATTTTACAGCCAGTAAAAAGGGAGCTTACTCCGGTGATATCCGTCTTACCGATATGCATCAGGCTGTCGTGGTCGCATCTAACAAAGGTCTTCAGGTTACAGGTATATTGGAAAATGGTTTGCAGTATGCGGCGAGGCTGGAGCTGAAGCATGTGGGCGGCACCGTTAAGGTTATCGAAAAAGAAGGCGTGCCGGTGATACGTATCGATAAAGCTGATGGCTTTACCCTGTTGCTGGCAGCCGCTACTAATTACAGCAACCAGCGCAGCCAGGGATGGAGAGGAGCCAATCCTTTACCCGTTGTTCAAAAAAGGCTGGATGAGGCGGCTCCCAAAACGCTGAGCCGTTTGCAACAAGAACATATAAAAGATTACCAAAGCTGGTTTAAACGTACTTCTTTACAATTAGGACCCGTTACAAAATCGGGCAGCAACCTGCCTGCGAGGGATAGGGTATTACAGTATAAAGCAGGCACCGATCCCGCCCTGGAAGCCCTGCTGTTTCAATATGGCCGTTACCTGCTTATCAGCTCTTCTCGCCGAGGTGGTTTACCAGCTAATCTGCAAGGTATCTGGAACGACAGCAATAACCCGCCCTGGCGCTCAGACTATCATTCCAATATCAATATACAAATGAATTACTGGCTGGCGCTGCCTACCAATCTCCCGGATATGCATCATCCTTACCTGGACTATATCAATAGTATGCGCGAAGTTAAAAAGGCAAATACTCAAAAAGAATATCCGGGTGTAAGAGGCTGGACAGTTAAAACGGAGAACAATATTTTTGGAGGGGAGAGCTTTTTATGGAATACACCCGGTAGCGCATGGTATGCACAGGCTTTATGGGAACACTATGCTTTTCTACAGGATACAGTGTATTTGCGACAATTTGCTTACCCTATCTTAAAGGAGATCACGGAGTTCTGGGACGATCACCTCAAACGCAGGCCCGACGGGACCGTTGTGGCGCCCAATGGCTGGTCGCCCGAACATGGTCCGCACGAAGATGGTGTAAGCCATGATCAGCAGATCGTTTATGACCTTTTTACCAATTACACGGAAGCGGCAGCCATCTTGAAAATCGATACCGCATATGCACGCCATATCAGCGAATTGAGAAGCCGCTTGCTGGCGCCTAAAATAGGCAAATGGGGACAGTTGCAGGAATGGGAAACTGATAGGGATGATCCGAAGGACCAGCACCGGCATGTGTCTCATTTATTTGGATTGCACCCGGGCCGCCAGTTTTCGGTTACGCACACTCCGGATTTGATTGCAGCCGCTAAAAAAACTTTGATCGCCCGTGGCGATGCATCTACCGGCTGGTCGATGGCCTGGAAAATGAATTTCTGGGCCCGCCTGCAGGATGGAGATCATGCATATAAGATCCTCAATAATTTTATAAAACTGGCAGGCTCAGGTAATGTCAATTATGATAATGGAGGCGGTATATATGAAAACCTGCTTTGTGCGCACCCGCCTTTCCAGATTGACGGTAACCTGGGATACCCTGCGGGCATTGCTGAAATGCTGCTGCAAAGCCATGCGGGAGAGATACAGGTATTACCCGCACTGCCTGCTGCATGGCCTGAAGGAATTGTAAAAGGATTAAGGGCCCGTGGCGGCTTTGAAATAGTAGAGCTAAGCTGGAAACAGGGACAGGTAACTAAACTTGTGTTGCGTTCTGAATCTGGTATGCCATTGAATCTATTATTACCCTATCAGCTGAAGGGGGATTTGCCTTTGCACCGCGAAGCCAATGGTTACCGCGCTACAGCAGTTACCCGGGTAGGACAGGTGTTGAGCTGGGGGAAGAAGTGA